The window ATAAAACGGGAAAGGTTATCAATACTAAAGATTTAGTTTTCTCACCTACTGTTAATGGAAATGCTGTAACCTTAACTGCAGATTATAATGGTGCTGTAATTCAATTCATTTACACACTACTTCCAAAATACACCCTTGATTTTAAAGTAAGAACTCAAGGGCTTTCCAAAATTACTTCAGACAATAAAGCTGATTTCATCTGGGATTATAATGTGAGAAATTTAGAAAAGGGTAGAGCTCAAGAGCAGTCTCACTCAGAATTTTCTTATGCTTTCAATAATTATAAAGACTATGATTATGATGGAAGAACTACAATGGAAGAAGAGAAAGAAACTCTTAACTGGATTGGGGTAAAACAGCAGTTTTTCTCTTCAGTGCTTGAAGCTAAAAACGGATTTACTCAAAGTAAAGGAAATCAGGAAAATGTTGAGGAAGGAGAATATTTAAAGAAATTCAACTATGAAGGCTTTGTTCAGATGACCGGAAGTGAGCTGAATCAGGATTTTACATGGTATTTCATGCCATTAGACCTGCCATTACTTAAATCTTATGATAAGAACTTTGATGAAATTCTTCCGTTAGGTTGGTCATTTATCGGAGCAATGAACCGTTACTTCTTCATGTGGCTGTATAGTATTATTGCCGCTTGGGGGCTATCAGCAGGTTGGGTTATTTTTGTAATGACAATTATTGTTAAGTTGATCCTGTCGCCAATTATGTATAAGCAGCATAAATTGAGTGCTATGATGAAGGTTATTCGTCCGGAAATTGATGAAGCAAATGCTAAATTCAAAGATGCTGATCCAATGAAGAAGCAGCAGGCTACGATGGAGATCTATAGAAAAGCAGGAGTGAATCAGATGGCGGGATGTTTACCGGCGTTAGTTCAGATTCCTATCTTCTATGCTTTGTTTCGTTTCTTCCCGAACTTTATTGATCTTAGAGGGCAAGGGTTCTGGTTTGCAAAAGACTTAACAGCTTATGATGATTTGATCAAGCTTCCATTTAAAGTTCCTTTCCTTGGAGATCACTTAAGTATTTTTGCGTTGGCTTGTACTGTTGTTATTTTGATATATACTGTAATGACTTCAGGGAATATGCAGCAGCCTCAACAGGAAGGAATGCCAAATATGAAGGTATTAATGTACATCTTCCCTATTACATTCCTATTCTTCCTTAATACTTCAGCTTCAGGTCTTTCTTGGTATTATTTTGTATCGAATGCTATTAACATCTTAATTATCCTTGTGATTAAATATGTGATTCTGGATGAAAAGAAAATCCACGCTCAGATTCAATCTAATAAGGAAAAACCGAAAGCAGAAGGTAAGTTCCAGAAGAGAATGAGAGAAATGATGGAGAAAGCTCAGGAACAGCAAAAAACTCAGGAGCAGCAAAGAAATAAGAAAAAATAATTCTTTAATTACATTATAAAAAAAGAGAAGCAAAAAATAATTGCTTCTCTTTTTTTTATTTGAATTTTATTTAGAATGATTTCAAATTTTCAATCTTGGCATGAGAATTTAATAATTGAAAATGAGTTGTTTCAATCATATTTTAGTCTGAAAGATTGTCTGTGATGTGAGGTCGGGCCATGCTTAATAAGGGCTTCCTGGTGTTTTTTTGTTGCATAGCCGAAATTGGTGTTCCATCCATATTCCGGATGTTCTTCATGGAGTTGAATCATTAATTTATCCCTATAATTTTTGGCAAGAATAGAGGCTGCAGCAATAGATAAAACCTTGGAATCTCCCTTAATAATGCATTGGTGAGGAATATAATTATAGGGATGGAATTTGTTGCCATCTACCAAAATAAGTTCTGGTGTTATTGTCAGTTTATCCAGTGCACGGTGCATGGCATGAATGCTTGCGTTAAGAATATTATGCTCATCAATAAACGAAGGCGGAAGCTCTGCTATGGCATAGTTTTTTACATTGTCTTTGATGTAGCTATCCAGTTCCATGCGGGTTTTGAATGTTAATTTTTTTGAATCATTAACAAGATTTTGTTTGAAATCATCATCTAAAATTACGGCAGCGGCTACCACCGGACCACTTAAACATCCTCTTCCTACTTCATCACATCCAGCTTCGATGTAAAGGTTCGACCAGTTTTTTATTAGCTCCATATTTATCTAAATAATAGATACAAAATTAAAAAAACAAATATATTAATCTATTTTTTGAGTGAATGATTTTATCAAAATTAACGTGTTATTATGGTAAGGTTTTTTTTGTCTGGGTTTTTAAATAGCTTAAATTAGCACTTTTTCCTAAAATATGTGTTTTTTTTGATAATAATGCTTTTGTATTGAGATGTTCGTACTTTTTCTATTTTTTTAAGATAGAAAATAATATAGATTGTATTGGTGATATTTTGATGTTTCCCCATTTTCTTTGATTTATTTAGTTATTTCTTTGATTGGATTTATTGTTTGTGCTGTATTTTTGTTGGTTTTGTATGAAAATTATTAATTAACAGTATTGTTATTTTTTTTTAAATAATGTCGATCTATTGGTTGTTAATATTTGTTAAAAAAATATTTTTTAACAAATATTAATATTTAATTCAATGTTTTTTTTATCAATAATTTAAATTATTGTAATTTTTTAAGAAAATCCTTTGTGTTTTTAAGAAAGTTTTACAAATTTGTAGCCTGTAAAAAATAATTGAATTAACATGAAGAAATTAACAACTAGTGTACTTATTGTAGCACTTTCTTCGTCTTTTTTTATTGTGAGCGCTCAACAAAGAGAGGCGGACACAATAAAAACAAAGACTATTGAAGAAGTTGTAGTTACTGGTGCCTTAGGTATTAAGAAAAAGGCTGATGCCGTTACCAATGCACAGCAAGTAGTAGGTACTAAGGAATTGAATCAAGCTTCTGCTCCAAATGCTGTTCAAGCTTTGACGGGTAAGGTATCTGGGTTGCAGATTACACAAACGGATAATAGTGTAGGAGCATCAAGTAGAATTGTAATCAGAGGAAATAAATCAATCTCAGGAGGAAATGAAGCTCTGGTTGTAATTGATAATGTTATTTCTTCTGCATCTGTTCTAGCTCAGTTGCCACCTGAAGTTATTGAAAACGTAAACGTAATCAAAGGTCTTCAAGGTGCTGCACTTTATGGGCAGCAAGGGGTAAATGGAGTTATTATTGTAACGACTAAAAAGGGTGCGAAAAGTGAGAAAATGCAATTTACTCTTACTTCTTCAATTCAGATGACACAAGCATTTAAATTTCCTATCATACAAAAGCAATACGGTAAAGGGTATCCTCACGAACCTGCTTTTAGTGGTGGAGATGTGGACTATAATGGAACAACTTATGTTCCTTTTGAAAATATGTCCTGGGGCCCTGCTTACAATGACCCAAAT of the Chryseobacterium viscerum genome contains:
- a CDS encoding ribonuclease HII, with product MELIKNWSNLYIEAGCDEVGRGCLSGPVVAAAVILDDDFKQNLVNDSKKLTFKTRMELDSYIKDNVKNYAIAELPPSFIDEHNILNASIHAMHRALDKLTITPELILVDGNKFHPYNYIPHQCIIKGDSKVLSIAAASILAKNYRDKLMIQLHEEHPEYGWNTNFGYATKKHQEALIKHGPTSHHRQSFRLKYD
- the yidC gene encoding membrane protein insertase YidC, yielding MQQNNGIDKKQMISFAVLCLVLFGFMFYFQNKQAKEEELKAQQQKTEQVKNAVKQTQANNINPNVTPSSIQTASLGNNELKLEFSSLGGQVSKVELLKYKAYNHKTDNADQPLYLINKNNSNYGFQFKDKTGKVINTKDLVFSPTVNGNAVTLTADYNGAVIQFIYTLLPKYTLDFKVRTQGLSKITSDNKADFIWDYNVRNLEKGRAQEQSHSEFSYAFNNYKDYDYDGRTTMEEEKETLNWIGVKQQFFSSVLEAKNGFTQSKGNQENVEEGEYLKKFNYEGFVQMTGSELNQDFTWYFMPLDLPLLKSYDKNFDEILPLGWSFIGAMNRYFFMWLYSIIAAWGLSAGWVIFVMTIIVKLILSPIMYKQHKLSAMMKVIRPEIDEANAKFKDADPMKKQQATMEIYRKAGVNQMAGCLPALVQIPIFYALFRFFPNFIDLRGQGFWFAKDLTAYDDLIKLPFKVPFLGDHLSIFALACTVVILIYTVMTSGNMQQPQQEGMPNMKVLMYIFPITFLFFLNTSASGLSWYYFVSNAINILIILVIKYVILDEKKIHAQIQSNKEKPKAEGKFQKRMREMMEKAQEQQKTQEQQRNKKK